The Montipora foliosa isolate CH-2021 chromosome 14, ASM3666993v2, whole genome shotgun sequence genome window below encodes:
- the LOC137985405 gene encoding uncharacterized protein: MSDFELENSCLSSNSDTASNASDTDENMDFREPTDSENDTEVIESLFAPYTDEPIAPPDYAEAEDDDEDPDGLAAKTLADREDGLIPLANWCKCKHCKTENLGGAMEHRCCVEVLNIQGKLVFDGSIENLDCITQHEEYKAITNKAVLENVAPLLRCKNGRSYRRRSGVTHNEFIRSVAYRWTIRWLCGYMGWENTRPLCACIYHDIRTRYQTRHLQPRGYRHS, from the exons ATGTCAGATTTTGAGCTAGAAAATAGCTGCTTATCAAGCAATTCAGACACGGCATCAAATGCATCAGACACAGATGAAAATATGGACTTTCGTGAACCTACAGATAGCGAGAACGATACCGAAGTTATCGAGTCTCTATTCGCGCCCTACACAGACGAGCCGATCGCGCCACCAGACTATGCTGAAGCAgaagatgacgatgaagatCCTGATGGACTAGCTGCAAAGACTCTTGCTGACAGAGAAGATGGTTTAATTCCACTCGCAAACTG GTGTAAATGTAAACATTGCAAGACGGAGAATCTAGGCGGCGCTATGGAGCATCGTTGCTGCGTGGAAGTTTTGAACATTCAAGGGAAATTAGTTTTCGATGGATCCATTGAAAACCTCGATTGTATAACTCAGCATGAGGAGTACAAAGCCATCACAAACAAGGCTGTGCTTGAGAATGTCGCGCCGTTGCTGAGATGCAAGAATGGTCGATCGTACCGACGCCGATCTGGAGTCACACATAACGA GTTTATTCGATCAGTGGCTTATCGGTGGACCATTAGATGGCTCTGTGGCTATATGGGCTGGGAAAACACACGTCCGCTGTGTGCATGTATATACCACGACATCAGAACAAGGTATCAGACAAGACATTTACAGCCAAGAGGATACAGACATTCTTAG
- the LOC137984569 gene encoding ATP-dependent DNA helicase RecQ-like: protein MPEELDVVYEAALQKALNFLSERGFNRELRQERKSSVKQLFTGGDLLAVLPTGFGKSLIFQLLALVNDDHVVLVICPLKSIVNDQIKEASSMGISAGSLSDCLQTLQTDIVSGKYRLLFASAEEALAKSFLEALKREGNSLHDNLAAIVVDE, encoded by the coding sequence ATGCCGGAAGAGCTGGATGTTGTGTACGAAGCTGCTTtacaaaaagcattaaattttctCTCGGAACGGGGATTTAATCGCGAGCTTCGACAAGAGCGAAAGTCTTctgtaaaacaactattcactggagGAGATTTACTTGCTGTTCTCCCCACAGGATTTGGAAAAAGCTTGATTTTTCAACTCTTAGCACTTGTAAACGACGACCATGTTGTCCTTGTAATTTGTCCATTGAAAAGTATTGTAAACGATCAAATCAAGGAGGCCTCTTCGATGGGGATTTCGGCTGGCTCGTTGTCTGACTGCCTCCAAACCCTCCAAACAGATATCGTGAGCGGAAAATACCGTCTGCTTTTTGCTTCTGCTGAAGAAGCACTCGCCAAAAGTTTCCTCGAGGCCCTCAAAAGAGAAGGCAACTCGCTTCACGACAATCTCGCTGCTATTGTGGTGGATGAGTAG